A single genomic interval of Camelina sativa cultivar DH55 chromosome 11, Cs, whole genome shotgun sequence harbors:
- the LOC104723900 gene encoding putative quinone-oxidoreductase homolog, chloroplastic, whose amino-acid sequence MAGKLMHALQYDSYGGGAAGLKHVQVPVPSPKSNEVFLKLEATSLNPVDWKIQKGLIRPFLPRKFPCIPATDVAGEVVEVGSGVKNFKAGDKVVAVLNHLTGGGLAEFAVASEKLTVKRPQEVGAAEAAALPVAGLTALQALTQPAGLKMDGTGNQANILITAASGGVGHYAVQLAKLGNAHVTATCGARNIDFVKSLGADEVLDYKTPEGAALKSPSGKKYDAVVHCANGIPFSTFEPNLSENGKVIDITPGPSAMWTYAVKKITMSKKQLVPLLLIPKTENLEYMVNLVKEGKLKTVIDSKHPLSKAEDAWAKSIDGHATGKIIVEP is encoded by the exons CATGTTCAAGTTCCTGTTCCATCACCCAAGAGCAATGAGGTTTTCTTGAAATTAGAAGCTACTAGTCTAAACCCTGTTGATTGGAAAATTCAAAAAGGATTGATCAGGCCTTTTCTGCCCCGCAAGTTCCCCTGCATTCCTG CTACTGATGTTGCTGGAGAGGTCGTTGAGGTTGGATCAGGAGTCAAGAATTTTAAGGCTGGTGATAAAGTTGTAGCGGTTCTCAACCATTTA ACTGGAGGTGGACTTGCAGAGTTCGCCGTTGCAAGCGAGAAACTGACCGTCAAGAGACCCCAAGAAGTGGGAGCAGCTGAAGCAGCCGCTTTGCCTGTGGCAGGTCTAACCGCACTCCAGGCTCTAACTCAGCCTGCGGGGTTGAAGATGGATGGTACAGGCAATCAGGCAAACATCCTGATCACAGCAGCGTCTGGCGGGGTCGGCCACTATGCAGTACAGCTGGCAAAACTTGGGAACGCTCATGTAACCGCCACATGTGGTGCCCGTAACATTGACTTTGTCAAATCTTTAGGAGCTGATGAAGTTCTCGACTACAAGACTCCTGAGGGAGCCGCCCTCAAGAGTCCGTCGGGTAAGAAATATGATGCTGTAGTCCATTGTGCAAACGGGATACCGTTTTCGACATTCGAACCAAACTTGTCGGAAAACGGGAAGGTGATAGATATCACGCCTGGGCCTAGTGCTATGTGGACTTATGCGGTTAAGAAAATAACCATGTCAAAGAAGCAATTGGTGCCGCTCTTGTTGATCCCAAAAACTGAGAATCTGGAGTATATGGTAAATCTTGTGAAAGAAGGGAAATTGAAGACAGTGATCGACTCGAAGCACCCTCTGAGCAAAGCGGAAGATGCTTGGGCCAAAAGTATTGATGGTCATGCTACTGGGAAGATCATTGTCGAGCcgtaa